The following are encoded together in the Nodosilinea sp. PGN35 genome:
- a CDS encoding YraN family protein: MTAELSKTELGTLGETLVANWLTTQGWRQCDRQWHCRWGELDLVMAQGSASASGQLAFVEVKTRSQGNWDAYGLMAITRSKQAKLWKAAQLYLLKYPQWAEATCRFDVALVACRSGQNPPSDPARHLSVDAAHYLTLQDYIENAFDAPGR; encoded by the coding sequence ATGACCGCCGAGCTGAGCAAAACCGAACTGGGCACCCTGGGCGAAACCCTGGTGGCCAACTGGCTGACGACCCAGGGCTGGCGGCAGTGCGATCGCCAGTGGCACTGTCGCTGGGGGGAGCTGGATTTGGTCATGGCCCAGGGCTCCGCCAGCGCCAGTGGTCAGCTCGCCTTTGTAGAAGTCAAAACCCGCAGCCAGGGCAACTGGGATGCCTACGGCCTGATGGCCATTACCCGCAGCAAGCAGGCCAAACTGTGGAAAGCCGCCCAGCTCTATCTGCTGAAATATCCCCAGTGGGCCGAGGCCACCTGCCGCTTTGACGTGGCTCTGGTGGCCTGCCGGAGCGGCCAAAACCCGCCGAGTGACCCCGCCAGGCACCTGTCTGTGGATGCCGCTCACTATCTAACCCTGCAAGACTACATCGAAAACGCCTTTGATGCGCCCGGTCGCTAA
- a CDS encoding YajQ family cyclic di-GMP-binding protein: protein MASSFSFDIVSDFDRQELVNALDQTRRDVTSRYDLKDTKTTLELSDSTITIETASDMTLDAVKDLLHQKAAKRNLSLKIFEYGDVEAASGTRVRQSVTLKKGIEQEMGKQITKLIRDNLKKVTASIQGDSVRVTGKSKDDLQQAMQLVKQEDWPVAVQFTNYR, encoded by the coding sequence ATGGCTTCTAGTTTCTCCTTTGACATCGTCAGCGATTTTGACCGCCAGGAGTTGGTCAACGCCCTCGACCAAACCCGGCGAGACGTGACCAGCCGCTACGACCTAAAGGACACCAAAACCACCCTTGAGCTGAGCGACAGCACTATTACCATCGAAACCGCCAGCGACATGACCCTGGATGCGGTAAAAGATCTGCTGCACCAGAAGGCGGCCAAGCGCAATTTGTCCCTAAAAATTTTTGAGTACGGCGATGTCGAGGCCGCCAGTGGCACCCGCGTGCGCCAGTCGGTGACGCTGAAAAAGGGCATTGAACAGGAGATGGGCAAGCAGATTACCAAACTCATCCGCGACAACCTGAAGAAGGTGACCGCGTCTATTCAGGGCGACTCGGTGCGAGTGACGGGCAAGTCTAAGGACGATTTGCAGCAGGCCATGCAGCTGGTGAAGCAGGAAGACTGGCCCGTAGCGGTGCAGTTCACCAACTATCGCTAG
- a CDS encoding MAPEG family protein, whose product MVSVLTMPGFLLVSLGLAALLVYLPFLVVGYGRFAVGYDQAAPRAMLSKLPPYAQRATWAHENAFESMILFTPAALMAYITGQQSGLALGAAIAYLIARTLYPAAYILNVPIGRSLMFAVANLSTFTLYFLSCRSALM is encoded by the coding sequence ATGGTATCTGTGCTCACTATGCCGGGGTTTTTGCTGGTCAGCCTTGGGCTGGCGGCCCTGCTGGTATACCTGCCGTTTTTGGTGGTGGGCTACGGACGGTTTGCGGTGGGCTACGACCAGGCGGCCCCTCGGGCTATGCTGTCTAAGCTGCCTCCCTACGCCCAGCGGGCCACCTGGGCCCACGAAAACGCCTTTGAGTCGATGATTTTATTTACCCCGGCGGCGCTGATGGCCTACATCACGGGGCAGCAGTCGGGCCTGGCGCTGGGTGCGGCGATCGCCTACCTGATCGCCCGCACCCTGTACCCGGCGGCCTACATTCTCAATGTACCCATCGGGCGATCGCTGATGTTTGCGGTGGCCAACCTCAGCACCTTCACCCTCTATTTCTTGAGCTGTCGGTCGGCCTTGATGTAG
- a CDS encoding DNA recombination-mediator protein A, whose protein sequence is MEASLESAKVDTFLQELAAIQQAGSKRVAILGSRHVPITHQQLIELMTYALALGGNRIITSGATGTNFAAIKGAMKADPNLLTVILPQSLERQPQESKDQLEQVMHLVENPANDTLSLAEASSVCNQEIISRCQQLICFAFHDSTTLLKTCQDAEDQRKIVTLFYFD, encoded by the coding sequence ATGGAAGCGTCGCTCGAATCCGCTAAAGTCGACACGTTTTTACAGGAACTCGCGGCCATTCAGCAGGCGGGTTCTAAGCGGGTGGCTATCCTGGGGTCGCGCCATGTGCCGATTACCCATCAGCAGCTAATTGAGCTGATGACCTACGCCCTGGCCCTGGGGGGCAACCGCATCATCACCTCTGGGGCGACGGGCACCAACTTCGCCGCCATCAAGGGGGCGATGAAGGCTGACCCCAACCTGCTCACGGTAATTTTGCCCCAGAGCCTGGAGCGACAGCCCCAGGAGTCAAAAGACCAGCTAGAGCAGGTGATGCACCTGGTCGAAAACCCGGCCAACGATACTCTCTCGCTGGCGGAGGCCAGTTCGGTGTGTAACCAGGAGATTATCTCCCGCTGTCAGCAGCTAATCTGCTTTGCCTTTCACGACAGCACCACCCTGCTAAAAACCTGCCAGGATGCGGAAGACCAGCGCAAGATTGTGACGCTGTTTTATTTTGACTAG
- a CDS encoding phosphotransacetylase family protein: MPSSTKRLVIGSTESYSGKSAVLLGVGLQLQGLGLEIGFGKPMGNSINGDDRDPDLEFIANTLKLSAARFYPPVISMTEATVADRLALSDPSPATYSLAGYAEHRGEDLLLLEGPGNLTEGTLLNLSLAHIAANIEAAVLLVTRYDSLLLVDRLLAAKAQLGDRLMGVIINDVPADGASACAELARPFLESQGIPVLALLPRSPIMRSITVREIVSRLNAEVLCCSNRLDLMVETLTIGAMNVNSALRYFRKATNMAVVTGGDRTDIQFAALETSTQCLVLTGQIPPSPEILERASDLEVPIVSVDSDTLSTVERIDELFGQVRLHEPIKVQCIQELVAAHFDLERLLHLLDLKLPVSAT; this comes from the coding sequence GTGCCCAGTTCAACAAAGCGTTTGGTGATTGGTTCAACCGAGTCGTACAGCGGCAAATCGGCGGTTTTACTGGGTGTGGGGCTCCAGCTTCAGGGGTTGGGCCTGGAGATTGGGTTTGGCAAACCCATGGGCAACTCGATCAACGGCGATGACAGAGATCCGGATCTAGAGTTTATTGCCAATACGCTGAAGCTGTCGGCGGCGCGATTTTATCCGCCGGTAATTTCGATGACCGAGGCGACTGTGGCCGATCGCCTGGCCCTGAGCGACCCGTCGCCCGCCACCTACAGCCTGGCGGGGTACGCCGAACACCGGGGCGAAGATCTGCTGCTGCTGGAGGGCCCCGGCAATCTGACCGAGGGCACGCTGCTAAACCTGTCGCTGGCCCACATCGCGGCCAACATTGAGGCAGCGGTGCTGCTGGTAACCCGCTACGACTCGCTGCTGCTGGTGGATCGACTGCTGGCCGCCAAGGCGCAGCTGGGCGATCGCCTGATGGGGGTAATCATCAACGATGTGCCTGCCGATGGGGCATCTGCCTGCGCTGAGCTGGCCCGTCCCTTTTTGGAAAGCCAGGGCATACCGGTGCTGGCGCTGCTGCCGCGATCGCCCATCATGCGCAGCATTACCGTACGCGAAATTGTCAGTCGCCTCAACGCTGAGGTGCTGTGCTGCTCAAATCGTCTAGATCTAATGGTAGAAACCCTCACCATTGGAGCCATGAACGTGAACTCGGCGCTGCGCTACTTCCGCAAAGCGACCAATATGGCGGTGGTGACCGGGGGCGATCGCACCGACATCCAGTTTGCGGCCCTGGAGACCTCTACCCAATGCCTGGTGCTAACCGGGCAAATCCCCCCGTCCCCAGAGATTTTGGAGCGGGCCTCAGACCTAGAGGTGCCGATTGTGTCGGTGGACTCCGACACCCTTTCGACGGTGGAGCGCATTGACGAGCTGTTTGGCCAGGTGCGCCTGCACGAGCCCATCAAGGTGCAGTGCATTCAAGAACTGGTGGCTGCGCACTTCGACCTAGAGCGTCTGCTGCATCTGCTCGATTTAAAGCTGCCGGTATCAGCCACCTGA
- the ebsA gene encoding type IV pilus biogenesis protein EbsA — protein sequence MTFEAIQPAGKQDISVYMPYYQGNKRNALPYAISLYKQGNLEGERQIEGGDSIAFVATWNVSILPADLTRCRMQFEGDSDLSYEITMATFEFVDFLFDVIVALRQKRPADFSQGFYRKLLRLDE from the coding sequence TTGACGTTTGAGGCAATTCAGCCGGCAGGCAAGCAGGATATCAGCGTTTACATGCCCTACTACCAGGGCAATAAGCGCAATGCGCTGCCCTACGCCATTTCTCTTTACAAACAGGGCAATCTGGAGGGGGAGAGGCAAATTGAGGGCGGCGACAGTATTGCCTTTGTGGCCACCTGGAATGTGTCTATCCTGCCCGCCGACTTGACCCGCTGCCGCATGCAGTTTGAGGGCGACAGCGACCTCAGCTATGAGATCACAATGGCCACCTTTGAGTTTGTAGATTTTTTGTTCGATGTGATTGTAGCGCTGCGCCAAAAGCGCCCGGCAGATTTCTCCCAGGGGTTTTACCGCAAGCTGCTGCGCCTTGACGAGTAA
- a CDS encoding glycosyltransferase family 2 protein: MVDFPGRFSPRRFYTPIEELEIEDFPGFAGRRSKAALTLTVLWGTTVVLHLVSWGSWLVLGLTALLTTHALRILWGRPLLPPPPLPSVAPESLQVADAIAADRALTIASSPGETWPYVSLLVAAKNEETVIEPLVAALCQLDYPACRYEVWIIDDNSTDGTNQRLQALTSRYPQLRVLRRAAGASGGKSGALNQVWPNTKGEIIGVFDADARVPKQLLRHLVPLFDRAEVGAVQLQKSVVNRAKNLWTRGQQAEMALDSYFQQQRISLGGIGELRGNGQFVRRAALAQCGGWNEETITDDLDLTLRLHFGGWEIQFLLQPAVGEEGVERPLALWHQRNRWAEGGYQRYLDYWRLIAQHRLTPAKTFDMAAFWIIQYGLPTVALPDFVMAVLRHRLPLFLPLSSLALTLSMIGMFCGLRRTRQQAVWVSAVQTLWGNLYMLHWLVVIATMAMRLSVRPKRLRWVKTIHLGSEDDFQIDLP, translated from the coding sequence ATGGTTGATTTTCCTGGACGCTTTTCTCCTAGGCGCTTCTACACTCCGATTGAGGAGTTGGAAATTGAAGATTTTCCGGGATTTGCCGGTCGTCGATCCAAAGCGGCCCTGACCCTAACGGTGCTGTGGGGCACTACCGTTGTGCTCCATCTGGTGTCCTGGGGCAGTTGGCTCGTGCTGGGGTTGACGGCGCTGCTCACTACCCATGCTCTACGCATTCTGTGGGGCCGACCGCTGCTGCCGCCGCCGCCGCTGCCATCCGTCGCTCCAGAAAGTCTTCAGGTTGCCGATGCGATCGCTGCAGACCGAGCTTTGACCATCGCCTCCTCCCCCGGGGAGACCTGGCCCTACGTCTCTCTTCTGGTGGCTGCCAAAAACGAAGAGACCGTCATTGAACCTCTGGTCGCTGCCCTGTGCCAGCTTGACTATCCCGCCTGCCGCTACGAGGTGTGGATTATCGATGACAACAGCACCGATGGCACCAACCAGCGTTTGCAAGCACTCACCAGCCGCTATCCGCAGCTGCGAGTGCTGCGCCGTGCCGCCGGGGCCAGCGGGGGTAAGTCTGGGGCGCTCAACCAGGTGTGGCCCAACACCAAAGGCGAGATCATTGGCGTCTTCGATGCCGATGCCCGGGTTCCCAAGCAGCTGCTACGCCACCTGGTACCGCTGTTTGACCGAGCCGAGGTGGGCGCGGTACAGCTGCAAAAGTCCGTCGTCAACCGGGCCAAAAATCTTTGGACCCGTGGCCAGCAGGCTGAAATGGCCCTCGACAGCTATTTTCAGCAGCAGCGCATCAGCCTGGGCGGCATTGGGGAACTGCGGGGCAACGGTCAGTTTGTTCGCCGCGCCGCCCTCGCCCAGTGCGGCGGTTGGAACGAAGAAACCATTACCGACGACCTCGACCTCACCCTGCGTCTGCACTTTGGCGGCTGGGAAATTCAGTTTTTGCTGCAACCCGCCGTCGGCGAAGAGGGGGTGGAGCGGCCCCTGGCCCTGTGGCATCAGCGCAACCGCTGGGCCGAGGGAGGCTACCAGCGCTACCTCGACTACTGGCGACTGATTGCCCAGCACCGTCTGACCCCAGCTAAAACCTTTGATATGGCCGCCTTCTGGATCATTCAGTACGGGCTGCCCACGGTGGCCTTGCCAGACTTTGTGATGGCGGTATTGCGCCACCGCCTGCCGCTATTTTTGCCGCTGTCCAGCCTGGCGCTGACGCTGTCGATGATCGGCATGTTTTGCGGACTGCGCCGCACGCGGCAACAGGCTGTCTGGGTGAGCGCTGTGCAGACTCTGTGGGGTAATTTATACATGCTGCACTGGCTGGTGGTAATCGCTACTATGGCGATGCGCCTATCGGTGCGGCCCAAACGACTGCGCTGGGTCAAAACCATCCACCTGGGCAGCGAAGATGACTTCCAAATCGATCTGCCCTAG
- a CDS encoding YciI family protein, whose protein sequence is MPWFVKIEKGVVNKATFDQYVPAHVAYVKSLIAQGHAAKTGYWAEYGGGMLLFRAKSIDEARAIVAADPLIANRCVEYELHEWRVVVE, encoded by the coding sequence ATGCCCTGGTTCGTTAAAATCGAAAAAGGCGTTGTCAACAAAGCCACCTTCGACCAGTACGTGCCGGCCCATGTGGCCTACGTCAAATCGCTCATTGCCCAGGGGCACGCCGCTAAAACCGGCTACTGGGCCGAATATGGGGGTGGTATGCTGTTGTTTCGGGCTAAATCTATCGATGAAGCCCGCGCCATTGTGGCCGCCGACCCGCTGATTGCTAACCGCTGCGTCGAGTACGAGCTGCACGAATGGCGGGTGGTGGTCGAATAG
- the smpB gene encoding SsrA-binding protein SmpB, which translates to MADSSDGYKIVSDNRQARHEYEILETYEAGLELMGSEVKSIRQGRVNLRDGYALIKDGELWLHNVHISPYTMTNKAYNHDAKRVRKLLLHRDEIRKLIGKVEQKGLTLVPLKLYLQRGWVKATIALAKGKKLHDKRESLKRKQEGRETARALSGRE; encoded by the coding sequence GTGGCCGATTCAAGTGATGGATACAAAATTGTCAGCGATAATCGCCAGGCCCGCCACGAGTATGAAATTCTGGAGACCTACGAAGCCGGGCTAGAGCTGATGGGCTCCGAGGTCAAGTCAATTCGCCAGGGCCGGGTCAACCTGCGTGACGGCTACGCCCTGATTAAGGACGGTGAGCTGTGGCTGCACAATGTGCACATCTCTCCCTACACTATGACCAATAAGGCCTACAACCACGACGCCAAGCGGGTTCGCAAGCTGCTGCTGCACCGTGACGAAATCCGCAAGCTGATCGGCAAGGTGGAGCAAAAGGGTCTGACTCTGGTGCCGCTCAAACTCTATCTCCAGCGGGGCTGGGTTAAGGCCACCATCGCCCTCGCCAAGGGCAAGAAGCTGCACGACAAGCGCGAAAGCCTCAAGCGCAAGCAGGAAGGCCGTGAGACGGCGCGGGCTCTGAGCGGTCGTGAATAA
- a CDS encoding TIR domain-containing protein has translation MLTPNAIFISYRRSDSNDAAGRIYDRLTAHFGKASIFKDVHSIPYGVDFSAYIQQEVAQCRVLLAVIGPTWLTTERDGQRRLADPQDWVRLEIQTALENPQMTVIPLLVGNARPPAQTDLPDGLRALATLNSAQARPDPDFHGDLTRLVRRLEELVSSGKSGETTATASMGKTAHMPISISERLTLIQTLNGLPMAQFEELAIALDPPPGILPPNIAAQGNRAPALLQWVEGPTGPGLTVLCDLLNLYLQPEGQAGAQRSGAEPTPAGGNPLSASRKGFYERQKAQLEAELAAVESDLESAPRQVDRLRLEKAAERLLEKIDDLNTRLQD, from the coding sequence ATGCTAACGCCCAACGCCATTTTTATCTCCTACCGCAGAAGCGACAGCAACGATGCCGCAGGGCGAATTTACGATCGCCTCACCGCCCATTTCGGCAAAGCCTCCATCTTCAAAGATGTTCACTCTATTCCCTACGGGGTAGACTTTTCCGCCTACATTCAGCAAGAGGTGGCGCAGTGCCGGGTGCTGCTGGCGGTGATCGGCCCCACCTGGCTGACCACAGAACGCGATGGTCAACGGCGGTTGGCAGATCCCCAGGACTGGGTGCGGCTTGAGATTCAAACCGCTCTGGAAAATCCTCAGATGACAGTGATTCCTCTCCTGGTGGGTAACGCTCGCCCACCAGCCCAAACCGATCTGCCCGACGGGTTGAGGGCTTTGGCCACCCTCAACAGCGCCCAGGCTCGCCCCGATCCCGACTTTCACGGCGATCTGACGCGACTGGTGCGGCGGCTAGAGGAGTTGGTCAGTTCTGGCAAATCCGGTGAGACCACTGCAACAGCATCAATGGGGAAAACTGCCCATATGCCTATTTCCATCAGCGAACGGTTAACGCTAATTCAAACGCTGAATGGGTTGCCTATGGCCCAGTTTGAGGAGCTGGCGATCGCCCTTGACCCCCCGCCTGGTATTCTGCCGCCCAATATCGCGGCCCAGGGCAACCGGGCACCGGCCCTGTTGCAGTGGGTCGAGGGGCCGACTGGGCCGGGGCTGACTGTGCTATGCGATCTTTTGAATCTCTATTTGCAGCCTGAGGGGCAGGCTGGAGCCCAGCGATCGGGTGCTGAGCCAACGCCTGCGGGAGGGAATCCTCTATCGGCCTCAAGAAAAGGCTTTTACGAAAGACAGAAGGCCCAGCTCGAGGCAGAACTGGCGGCGGTGGAATCTGACTTAGAATCTGCCCCTCGCCAGGTCGATCGCCTGCGTCTGGAAAAAGCAGCCGAGCGCCTGTTAGAAAAGATAGACGATCTCAATACCAGGCTTCAGGATTAG
- a CDS encoding MoxR family ATPase — translation MTPAERLTFYGDGRQPPSPHADAPPTPEAYLVSEPLRKAVNLAIYLRRPLLLEGDAGCGKTRLAYSVAYELGLPLYRWDVRSSTKAQDGLYEYDAILRLHDVEVQKGLGLPPAPSTEADSDDSSPDHRNPGNPKHYRRFGPLGRAFRLRTCPAVVLIDEIDKADLDFPNDLLTVLDDPWAFTIRETGETVTADPHQRPIVIITSNKEKGNLPAPFLRRCLYRYLDFPNDPEQLKAIVDRHYALRQEPPPAAPLTTAAVEIFLSDRQERSWFKPPGTSEFLDWLRALHSFAPEPYSPTQLRKDTVLPYPELLFKRQDDWRNAAKAL, via the coding sequence ATGACCCCAGCGGAGCGGCTGACGTTTTATGGGGATGGTCGCCAACCCCCCAGCCCCCATGCCGATGCGCCCCCCACCCCAGAGGCCTATCTGGTGTCGGAACCACTGCGGAAGGCGGTGAACCTGGCCATTTACCTGCGGCGACCGCTGCTGCTGGAGGGCGATGCGGGCTGCGGCAAAACTCGCCTGGCCTACAGCGTCGCCTACGAACTGGGGCTGCCCCTCTACCGGTGGGACGTGCGCTCTAGCACCAAGGCCCAGGACGGGCTGTACGAGTACGACGCCATTCTGCGGCTGCACGATGTCGAGGTGCAAAAGGGGCTGGGTCTGCCCCCCGCACCCTCCACTGAAGCGGATAGCGACGATAGTTCACCTGACCATCGCAACCCCGGCAACCCCAAGCACTACCGGCGGTTTGGGCCGCTGGGCAGGGCCTTTCGGCTGCGCACTTGCCCAGCCGTGGTGCTGATCGATGAGATCGACAAGGCCGATCTCGACTTTCCTAACGATCTGCTGACGGTGCTGGATGACCCCTGGGCCTTTACCATTCGCGAAACTGGCGAAACCGTCACCGCCGACCCCCACCAGCGCCCGATTGTGATCATCACCAGCAACAAAGAGAAGGGGAACCTGCCCGCCCCGTTTCTGCGGCGCTGCCTCTACCGCTATCTCGACTTTCCCAACGACCCCGAGCAGCTCAAGGCGATCGTCGATCGCCACTACGCCCTGCGGCAAGAGCCCCCGCCCGCCGCCCCCCTGACCACCGCCGCCGTCGAGATATTTTTGAGCGATCGCCAGGAGCGCAGCTGGTTTAAACCCCCCGGCACCAGCGAATTTCTCGACTGGCTGAGGGCGCTGCACAGCTTTGCCCCTGAGCCCTACAGCCCCACCCAGCTCCGGAAAGATACCGTTTTGCCCTACCCAGAACTGCTCTTTAAGCGGCAGGATGACTGGCGCAATGCGGCTAAAGCCCTATGA
- a CDS encoding VWA domain-containing protein — MNDRDELVQRLFLRLNQSQFQLGLGEYLAALSAVEGGFGQSLEELEDTLKLLWCHSLAEQSQFEPLWQLEIAQISPRQRRKPPFPGGRKSGRLPPSPSSAATPRPSPPTPHPLPLNSPPKAETGVLPVQAPSRLTMAEEPLSLQAYYPISRRSMVYNWRYLRRPVADGPQDVLDVAATIQQVSRQGFYLTPVYRRRSRNQARLLLLVDQNGSMTPFHHFTRALVETARDTGALEPDNVSAFYFQNVPMGSLYRDTHLTKPVGLRAVLNSCDGGTSVLIVSDAGAGRGYRTKDRIRGSIRFLTQLRRYTTLIAWLNPMPQHRWVGSSADVIANAVPMFQMDNEGLGNAIDVIRGQPLTYPYSSSL, encoded by the coding sequence ATGAACGACCGGGATGAGCTGGTACAGCGGCTGTTTTTGCGGCTCAATCAGAGCCAGTTTCAGCTGGGTTTGGGAGAGTATCTGGCGGCGCTGTCCGCCGTGGAGGGCGGCTTTGGGCAGAGCCTGGAGGAGCTAGAAGACACCCTGAAGCTGCTGTGGTGCCATTCCCTGGCCGAGCAAAGCCAGTTTGAGCCCCTTTGGCAGCTCGAAATTGCCCAGATCAGCCCCCGCCAGCGGCGCAAACCCCCCTTTCCCGGCGGGCGCAAATCGGGTCGCCTGCCGCCATCGCCCTCGTCTGCTGCCACCCCCCGGCCCTCACCCCCTACCCCCCACCCCCTGCCCCTCAACAGCCCCCCCAAAGCCGAGACCGGGGTACTGCCCGTGCAGGCCCCCAGCCGCCTGACCATGGCCGAAGAGCCCCTGTCCCTGCAAGCCTACTACCCGATCTCGCGGCGATCGATGGTGTACAACTGGCGCTACCTGCGCCGCCCCGTGGCCGATGGGCCGCAGGACGTGCTGGATGTGGCCGCCACCATTCAGCAGGTGAGCCGGCAGGGGTTTTATCTGACTCCGGTCTATCGGCGGCGATCGCGCAACCAGGCCAGACTGCTGCTGCTGGTCGATCAAAACGGCTCGATGACGCCCTTTCACCACTTCACCCGCGCCCTGGTCGAAACCGCCCGCGACACCGGGGCCCTAGAGCCTGATAACGTCAGCGCCTTTTACTTTCAAAATGTGCCGATGGGCAGCCTGTACAGAGATACCCACCTGACCAAACCCGTCGGGCTACGGGCGGTACTGAACAGCTGCGACGGGGGCACCAGCGTGCTGATCGTCAGCGATGCCGGGGCGGGGCGGGGCTATCGCACCAAAGACCGCATTCGGGGCAGCATTCGCTTTTTAACCCAGCTCAGGCGCTACACCACCCTGATCGCCTGGCTCAACCCCATGCCCCAGCACCGCTGGGTGGGCAGCTCTGCCGATGTCATCGCCAATGCGGTACCCATGTTTCAGATGGATAATGAAGGTCTGGGCAACGCCATCGACGTGATACGAGGCCAGCCGCTGACCTACCCCTACTCGTCGTCGCTATGA
- a CDS encoding formylglycine-generating enzyme family protein, with amino-acid sequence MTSAAPSSPWRDQAHQVDRFVERFGHPGYRPLACYAALPLVLTPELLHYLRIEFLREDNVPWEAEVDLLLSDLCRPVGYELYAMDTQVRAYLLAQMQADPVWQQRMAAAAQVLISYTNYLSRTDPHRRQKELDAQRIAAMTYLGDDACRQAAAEIADRLSQLGTQAATGTASEKTIRSELAFLTRLAQEQAPQLQASAALVEFAELVQRLLRQPEAVSPETMGRSYRVGKVELTPGVYPLQRRGASEGLSGLPPLEPQTVEVVTIKFEDTPTIPIAMLEPFTFEVLTYEEMLIRQERWHVRSHERQALGYLEPLGSSVFISMVAIAKGSFIMGSPPNEPERLEREGPQHNVYINDFFMGRYPITQKQWQMVAAMPPQQQELTPNPSHFKGDHRPVERVSWYDAIEFCSRLSAHTGRQYRLPTEAEWEYACRASTTTPFCFGNIITTRVANYNGHYVYNNAPIGENRKETTDTDYLKTANAFGLSDMHGNVYEWCQDHWHNNYVDAPIDGSAWEDNVADKNLTRMLRGGAWSTYPWFCRSAYRLSSPPGGSRTDIGFRVVCVAPRDL; translated from the coding sequence ATGACCTCTGCCGCCCCTAGCTCCCCCTGGCGCGACCAGGCCCATCAGGTCGATCGCTTTGTCGAGCGATTTGGCCACCCCGGCTATCGCCCCCTGGCCTGCTATGCGGCCCTGCCCCTGGTGCTGACCCCTGAGCTGCTGCACTACCTGCGCATCGAATTTCTGCGCGAAGACAACGTGCCCTGGGAGGCGGAGGTCGATCTACTGCTCTCTGACCTGTGCCGCCCGGTGGGCTACGAACTCTACGCCATGGATACCCAGGTGCGGGCCTACCTGCTGGCGCAGATGCAGGCCGACCCGGTGTGGCAGCAGCGGATGGCGGCGGCGGCCCAGGTGTTGATTAGCTACACCAACTACCTCAGCCGCACCGACCCCCACCGTCGCCAAAAAGAGCTCGATGCCCAGCGCATCGCCGCTATGACCTACCTGGGCGACGACGCCTGCCGCCAGGCCGCCGCCGAAATTGCCGATCGCCTCAGCCAGTTGGGCACCCAGGCCGCCACGGGCACTGCCTCGGAAAAAACCATTCGCTCTGAACTGGCCTTTTTGACCCGCCTTGCCCAGGAGCAGGCCCCACAACTGCAAGCGTCTGCGGCCCTGGTGGAGTTTGCTGAGCTGGTGCAGCGGCTACTGCGCCAGCCAGAGGCGGTGAGTCCGGAGACAATGGGGCGATCGTACCGGGTGGGTAAGGTTGAGCTGACCCCTGGGGTTTACCCGCTGCAGCGGCGAGGAGCAAGTGAGGGCCTGTCAGGGCTGCCGCCGCTGGAACCTCAGACAGTGGAGGTGGTAACTATCAAATTTGAAGATACCCCAACGATTCCCATTGCAATGCTAGAGCCTTTTACCTTTGAGGTTTTGACCTATGAAGAAATGCTCATACGTCAAGAAAGATGGCATGTACGGAGCCATGAGAGGCAGGCGCTAGGTTATCTAGAACCTCTAGGTAGTAGCGTATTTATTTCTATGGTCGCTATTGCTAAGGGAAGTTTTATTATGGGTTCGCCTCCAAATGAACCAGAACGCCTTGAGAGAGAAGGGCCACAACATAATGTCTATATCAATGATTTTTTTATGGGGCGGTATCCCATAACTCAAAAACAGTGGCAGATGGTAGCGGCTATGCCACCACAACAACAAGAACTTACCCCAAATCCTTCACATTTTAAGGGTGATCATCGTCCGGTAGAGCGAGTGAGTTGGTACGACGCTATAGAGTTTTGCTCTCGGCTCTCAGCCCACACTGGGCGACAGTATCGGCTGCCAACTGAGGCAGAGTGGGAGTACGCCTGCCGCGCAAGCACTACGACACCCTTTTGTTTTGGCAATATCATTACAACTAGGGTTGCAAACTATAACGGTCATTATGTTTATAACAATGCTCCCATAGGTGAGAACCGAAAGGAGACTACTGATACAGACTATTTAAAAACTGCCAATGCCTTCGGTCTGTCAGACATGCACGGCAATGTGTATGAGTGGTGCCAAGATCACTGGCATAACAACTATGTAGATGCCCCCATTGACGGCAGCGCATGGGAAGACAATGTGGCAGATAAAAATTTAACCCGGATGTTACGCGGTGGTGCTTGGAGCACCTATCCGTGGTTTTGTCGTTCTGCCTACCGTCTCAGCAGCCCCCCGGGTGGATCTAGAACCGATATTGGGTTTCGGGTTGTATGTGTTGCGCCAAGGGATCTGTAG